In the Cryptosporangium minutisporangium genome, one interval contains:
- a CDS encoding transketolase, which translates to MLVADPPLAAEYRDLRVRLADATVQEKVAELQKISLAVRRSVVEMIATAKLGHIGGDFSVTDILVTCFAGVLNLDPTRPLREDRDRFVLSKGHCAASLYSTLAYCGFFPRSELATFMAPLSALNGHPNRVKVPGVETNSGPLGHGFPVATGAALAAKLDGASWRTVVVLGDGEMQEGSNWEAAMTASHYELANLTAIVDRNRLQQGARTEDTKSLEPFGDKWRSFGWELREVDGHDHAALLQALEPSTTGKPVAIVAHTIKGKGVSFMEDRVEWHHKVPSPEQVRAALEELR; encoded by the coding sequence ATGTTAGTGGCTGACCCGCCGCTGGCAGCGGAGTACCGGGACCTTCGTGTGCGGCTCGCCGACGCGACGGTCCAGGAGAAGGTGGCCGAGCTGCAGAAGATCTCGCTCGCCGTGCGTCGGAGTGTGGTCGAGATGATCGCGACCGCCAAGCTTGGACACATCGGCGGCGACTTCTCGGTCACCGACATCCTGGTGACCTGCTTCGCCGGCGTGCTGAACCTGGACCCCACGCGCCCGCTCCGGGAGGACCGCGACCGGTTCGTGCTGTCCAAGGGGCACTGCGCGGCGTCCCTCTACTCGACGCTCGCCTACTGCGGCTTCTTCCCGCGCAGCGAGCTGGCGACGTTCATGGCGCCGCTCTCCGCGCTCAACGGCCACCCCAACCGGGTGAAGGTGCCGGGCGTGGAGACGAACAGCGGCCCGCTCGGGCACGGCTTCCCGGTCGCCACCGGCGCCGCCCTCGCCGCGAAGCTCGACGGCGCGTCCTGGCGCACGGTCGTCGTCCTCGGCGACGGTGAGATGCAGGAGGGCAGCAACTGGGAGGCGGCGATGACCGCCAGCCACTACGAGCTGGCCAACCTCACCGCGATCGTCGACCGCAACCGCCTCCAGCAGGGCGCCCGCACCGAGGACACGAAGTCGCTCGAGCCGTTCGGTGACAAGTGGCGCAGCTTCGGGTGGGAGCTGCGGGAGGTCGACGGGCACGACCACGCCGCGCTGCTGCAGGCGCTGGAGCCGTCGACCACCGGCAAGCCGGTCGCGATCGTCGCCCACACGATCAAGGGCAAGGGCGTCTCGTTCATGGAGGACCGGGTCGAGTGGCATCACAAGGTGCCGTCGCCGGAGCAGGTCCGCGCGGCCCTGGAGGAACTCCGATGA
- a CDS encoding sugar phosphate isomerase/epimerase family protein codes for MEPLFGAGIWHFGQYVDRYATDGYGPPVTTLEAIDRAGQVGSLSVVDLTYPFNPVDLPVPDVADALKRNNLRAIAITPEIYTRKFVKGAFTNPDAAVRREAIELISAGAEVARELGCDYVKLWPGQDGWDYPFQADYAELWKLSLDGVRELATNFPDLKFAIEYKPREPRNRMVFSGVARTLLGIEEIGLPNVGILLDFGHSLYGGESPADAARLAISRGRLFAIDVNDNFRGWDDDMVVGSVHLTETFEFFWTLRDCGWDGVWQLDQFPFREDQVEAARDGIEVMRAIHRALDLVDRDALRAAQSAQDALAAQKIVRKALLSTLP; via the coding sequence ATGGAGCCGTTATTCGGTGCCGGCATTTGGCACTTCGGGCAGTACGTCGACCGTTACGCCACGGACGGATATGGTCCCCCGGTCACCACGCTGGAGGCGATCGACCGGGCCGGCCAGGTGGGCTCGCTCTCAGTCGTCGACCTGACGTACCCGTTCAACCCCGTCGACCTGCCGGTCCCCGACGTCGCGGACGCGTTGAAGCGCAACAATCTGCGCGCGATCGCGATCACGCCGGAGATCTACACCCGGAAGTTCGTGAAGGGGGCGTTCACCAACCCGGACGCCGCCGTGCGGCGGGAAGCGATCGAGCTGATCTCCGCGGGTGCCGAGGTGGCGCGGGAACTGGGCTGCGACTACGTCAAGCTCTGGCCGGGGCAGGACGGGTGGGACTATCCGTTCCAGGCGGACTACGCGGAGCTGTGGAAGCTGTCGCTGGACGGGGTCCGGGAGCTGGCCACGAACTTCCCGGACCTCAAGTTCGCGATCGAGTACAAGCCGCGCGAGCCGCGGAACCGGATGGTGTTCTCCGGGGTCGCGCGGACGCTGCTCGGCATCGAGGAGATCGGGCTGCCGAACGTCGGCATCCTGCTCGACTTCGGCCACTCGCTCTACGGCGGGGAGTCACCGGCGGACGCCGCCCGGCTCGCGATCTCCCGCGGCCGACTGTTCGCGATCGACGTCAACGACAACTTCCGCGGCTGGGACGACGACATGGTCGTCGGGTCGGTGCACCTCACCGAGACGTTCGAGTTCTTCTGGACGCTGCGCGACTGCGGGTGGGACGGCGTCTGGCAGCTCGACCAGTTCCCGTTCCGCGAGGACCAGGTGGAGGCGGCGCGGGACGGCATCGAGGTGATGCGCGCGATCCACCGTGCGCTGGACCTGGTCGATCGGGACGCGCTCCGCGCCGCACAGAGCGCCCAGGACGCGCTCGCCGCACAGAAGATCGTCCGCAAGGCGCTCCTCAGCACCCTCCCGTAG
- a CDS encoding ROK family transcriptional regulator, translating to MPRSTVVRPDEIRRHNLSQVLQQVHRRGALTRAELTASLGLNRSTIGDLVGDLVRRGMVDERVPGGGEKAGRPSHVVAPRSDGPYVLAVEVEVERIVSAAVGLGGRVHVRHETVVAEPSPAAVVAQIARDAARLAAQMPASATLVGVGVSVPGTIQRADGLVVHAPNLRWRNVPLGAKLRSRLGDGLDVRIGNNANLGALAEHQRGAARQLRDVVYIVGSVGVGGGVIVDGAEVYGAGGYAGEIGHIMLSPDGPECHCGSNGCVETYIGEHALLAEAGIEADAFGPAAVAAVLADAEAGRQPAAGAVATVATGLGRTLAILINVFNPEAIVVGDTLAEILRIERERIEREVARRAMAEARGAAALLTPALGRDASLIGASELAFQYALTALIARDRAHSSPG from the coding sequence GTGCCCCGCTCCACGGTTGTGCGTCCGGACGAGATCCGGCGACACAATCTCAGCCAGGTACTGCAGCAGGTCCATCGACGCGGTGCGTTGACCAGGGCGGAGCTCACCGCGTCGCTCGGGCTCAACCGCAGCACGATCGGTGACCTGGTCGGTGACCTGGTGCGGCGGGGCATGGTGGACGAGCGCGTGCCGGGTGGCGGCGAGAAGGCCGGGCGCCCGTCGCACGTCGTGGCGCCCCGGTCGGACGGGCCGTACGTGCTGGCCGTCGAGGTCGAGGTGGAGCGCATCGTCTCGGCGGCAGTGGGGCTGGGCGGCCGGGTCCACGTTCGGCACGAGACGGTCGTCGCCGAGCCGAGCCCGGCCGCGGTCGTCGCCCAGATCGCGCGGGACGCCGCCCGGCTGGCCGCGCAGATGCCGGCGAGCGCAACGCTGGTCGGCGTCGGGGTGAGTGTTCCCGGCACGATCCAGCGCGCGGACGGGCTGGTGGTCCATGCGCCGAACCTCCGCTGGCGGAACGTGCCGCTCGGGGCGAAGCTGCGGTCGCGGCTCGGGGACGGCCTGGACGTGCGGATCGGGAACAACGCCAACCTCGGCGCGCTCGCCGAGCACCAGCGCGGTGCCGCGCGGCAGCTGCGCGACGTCGTCTACATCGTCGGCTCGGTCGGCGTCGGCGGCGGAGTGATCGTGGACGGCGCCGAGGTGTACGGAGCCGGGGGGTACGCCGGCGAGATCGGCCACATCATGCTGAGCCCGGACGGACCGGAGTGCCACTGCGGGAGCAACGGCTGCGTCGAGACCTATATCGGCGAGCACGCGCTGCTGGCGGAGGCGGGGATCGAAGCCGACGCGTTCGGCCCTGCCGCGGTCGCCGCCGTGCTCGCCGACGCCGAGGCGGGCAGGCAGCCGGCGGCCGGTGCGGTGGCGACCGTGGCGACCGGCCTCGGCCGCACCCTCGCGATCCTGATCAACGTGTTCAACCCGGAGGCGATCGTCGTCGGGGACACGCTGGCCGAGATCCTCCGGATCGAGCGGGAGCGAATCGAGCGTGAGGTGGCGCGGAGGGCGATGGCCGAAGCGCGCGGCGCCGCCGCCCTACTGACGCCGGCCCTGGGCCGCGACGCGTCGTTGATCGGCGCGAGCGAACTCGCTTTCCAGTACGCGCTGACCGCCCTGATCGCCCGGGACCGTGCACACTCTTCGCCCGGATAG
- a CDS encoding sugar ABC transporter permease: protein MTDTTPALRELPDADAQAFAADVGPRTLLEAFRAYVARVRGGESGALPAVLGAALLVVIFANTSDVFLSKGNFANLLQQAAQISVLGMGMVFVLLIGEIDLSAGTAGGVCAAGMALALNQDGDLRLALGTGVFVVLMLIMAATVVLAALSRLWIPAVIIALGIVVAVAQLGSTQLLAMFLSVAVGTSIGTLIGFLVARIGIPSFIVTLALFLAWQGALLTFIGTGAAIPTRNYDLVNNIENGYMPVVFAWVVWALAMVAYLGTTARRAITRRRAGLSAEPLALVLVRAGALTAVTGLAVFVLNQDRSRTVFAKIQGVPWSVLLVAVVFVFWTLILARTQYGRFIYAVGGSRAAARRAGIDVARVRMSCFIICSGMAGLAGIIGASYLGGVPSDFGKNTDVLYAVGAAVIGGTSLFGGRGKIRDAIIGAIVIAMIPNGLNLIPNISSAYVFLVTGLVLLVAAGADALSRRRPAED from the coding sequence ATGACCGACACCACGCCCGCGCTTCGCGAGCTTCCGGACGCCGACGCCCAAGCCTTCGCCGCGGACGTCGGCCCCCGCACCCTCCTCGAGGCGTTCCGCGCCTACGTCGCCCGGGTGCGGGGCGGCGAGAGCGGCGCGCTCCCGGCCGTGCTCGGCGCGGCCCTCCTCGTCGTGATCTTCGCCAACACCAGCGACGTCTTCCTCAGCAAGGGCAACTTCGCGAACCTGCTGCAGCAGGCGGCGCAGATCTCGGTCCTCGGCATGGGCATGGTGTTCGTGCTGCTGATCGGGGAGATCGACCTGTCGGCAGGAACCGCGGGTGGGGTGTGCGCCGCGGGAATGGCGCTGGCGCTCAACCAGGACGGCGACCTCCGGCTGGCGCTCGGTACCGGCGTGTTCGTCGTGCTGATGCTGATCATGGCCGCCACCGTGGTGCTGGCCGCGCTGTCCCGGCTGTGGATCCCGGCCGTGATCATCGCGCTCGGGATCGTCGTCGCCGTGGCGCAGCTGGGGTCGACCCAGCTGCTGGCGATGTTCCTGTCGGTGGCGGTGGGCACGTCGATCGGCACCCTGATCGGGTTCCTGGTGGCCCGGATCGGCATCCCGTCGTTCATCGTGACGCTGGCCCTGTTCCTCGCCTGGCAGGGCGCGCTGCTGACGTTCATCGGCACCGGTGCGGCGATCCCGACCCGCAACTACGACCTGGTCAACAACATCGAGAACGGCTACATGCCAGTGGTGTTCGCGTGGGTGGTGTGGGCGCTCGCGATGGTGGCGTACCTCGGCACCACCGCACGCCGCGCGATCACCCGGCGCCGGGCCGGGCTGTCGGCCGAACCGCTGGCTCTGGTGTTGGTCCGGGCGGGCGCGCTCACCGCGGTGACCGGGCTGGCCGTCTTCGTGCTCAACCAGGACCGCTCGCGCACGGTATTCGCGAAGATCCAGGGCGTGCCGTGGTCGGTGCTGCTGGTCGCGGTCGTGTTCGTCTTCTGGACGCTGATCCTGGCCAGGACCCAGTACGGGCGCTTCATCTACGCGGTCGGCGGTAGCAGGGCGGCCGCCCGCCGGGCCGGTATCGACGTCGCTCGGGTGCGGATGTCCTGCTTCATCATCTGCTCGGGCATGGCGGGGCTGGCCGGGATCATCGGCGCGTCGTACCTGGGTGGCGTCCCGTCCGACTTCGGGAAGAATACGGACGTCCTCTACGCTGTGGGAGCCGCCGTGATCGGCGGCACCTCACTGTTCGGCGGACGAGGGAAGATCCGTGACGCGATCATCGGCGCGATCGTCATCGCGATGATTCCGAACGGGTTGAACCTGATCCCGAACATCAGCTCGGCGTACGTCTTCCTCGTGACCGGCCTGGTGCTGCTGGTGGCCGCCGGCGCCGACGCGCTCTCCCGCAGGCGTCCTGCGGAGGACTGA
- a CDS encoding ATP-binding cassette domain-containing protein, with amino-acid sequence MADTPILELRKVNKSFGPVQVLHDIDLSVHAGEVTALVGDNGAGKSTIIKCIAGIHHVDSGEFRFEGNPVTLSSPRDAAALGIEIVYQDLALADNLDIVQNMFLGRESKTRLRTLDEGAMEAQARRVLASLSVRTVKSVRQPVSSLSGGQRQTVAIAKAVLWNSRIVILDEPTAALGVAQTRQVLDLVRRLADRGLGVVLISHNMNDVIEVADRIDALYLGRIAAEVRAADTSVGQVVELITTGRSGDLGLSRATADANL; translated from the coding sequence GTGGCCGACACCCCCATTCTCGAGTTACGCAAGGTCAACAAGAGCTTCGGCCCGGTCCAAGTCCTGCACGACATCGACCTCTCGGTACACGCCGGCGAGGTGACCGCCCTCGTCGGCGACAACGGGGCTGGCAAGTCGACGATCATCAAGTGCATCGCGGGCATCCACCACGTCGACTCCGGTGAGTTCCGGTTCGAGGGCAACCCGGTGACGCTGAGCAGTCCGCGGGACGCCGCCGCGCTCGGCATCGAGATCGTCTACCAGGATCTGGCGCTCGCCGACAACCTCGACATCGTCCAGAACATGTTCCTCGGACGCGAGTCCAAGACCCGCCTCCGGACGCTCGACGAGGGCGCGATGGAAGCCCAGGCCAGGCGGGTGCTGGCCAGCCTGTCGGTCCGCACGGTGAAGTCCGTGCGCCAGCCGGTGAGCAGCCTCTCCGGCGGGCAGCGGCAGACGGTGGCGATCGCCAAGGCCGTGCTCTGGAACTCCCGGATCGTCATCCTCGACGAGCCGACGGCCGCGCTCGGCGTCGCGCAGACGCGACAGGTCCTCGACCTGGTGCGGCGCCTGGCGGACCGCGGCCTCGGCGTCGTCCTGATCTCGCACAACATGAACGACGTCATCGAGGTCGCCGACCGGATCGACGCGCTCTACCTGGGCCGGATCGCGGCCGAGGTGCGAGCGGCGGACACCTCGGTGGGCCAGGTCGTCGAGCTGATCACCACCGGCCGGTCCGGCGACCTCGGACTCTCCCGCGCCACGGCCGACGCGAACCTGTGA
- a CDS encoding sugar ABC transporter substrate-binding protein, with amino-acid sequence MRMRGLGMVALGAVTALVLAACGSDDSSSDSADTDSAVKGKVGVILPDTQSSTRWESFDKPLLTKAFEEAGVEADIQNALGDKSKFVSIADGMIQDGVSILAIVNLDSATGAQVESKAKAAGVKTIDYDRLTLGGSADYYVSFDNVKVGELQGQGLVDCLTAAKKTNPSVIELNGSPTDNNATLFKQGYDSVLDPKYKEGWKKVGDQSVPDWEAAKAVTIFEQLLTAAGGKVDGVLAANDTLGNSAITVLKKNGLRVPVTGQDASVGGLQNILAGDQCMTVYKPIKEEAEGLVKLAVALLKNEKAETTGTVRDDQGKRDVPSLLLTPKPITKETVKDVVADGFVTKAQLCTGKYAALCTEAGVV; translated from the coding sequence ATGCGTATGCGTGGGCTCGGAATGGTCGCCCTCGGTGCCGTCACTGCGCTCGTCCTCGCGGCATGCGGCAGCGACGACTCGTCGTCGGACTCGGCCGACACCGACTCGGCGGTCAAGGGCAAGGTCGGGGTGATCCTTCCGGACACCCAGTCCTCGACCCGCTGGGAAAGCTTCGACAAACCCTTATTGACCAAGGCGTTCGAGGAGGCGGGGGTCGAGGCCGACATCCAGAACGCGCTCGGCGACAAGAGCAAGTTCGTCTCGATCGCGGACGGGATGATCCAGGACGGGGTGTCGATCCTGGCGATCGTCAACCTCGACTCCGCGACCGGCGCCCAGGTCGAGAGCAAGGCCAAGGCCGCCGGTGTGAAGACGATCGACTACGACCGGCTGACGCTCGGCGGCTCCGCCGACTACTACGTCTCGTTCGACAACGTGAAGGTCGGCGAGCTCCAGGGCCAAGGCTTGGTGGACTGCCTGACCGCGGCGAAGAAGACCAACCCGTCGGTCATCGAGCTGAACGGCTCTCCGACGGACAACAACGCGACGCTGTTCAAGCAGGGCTACGACTCGGTGCTGGACCCGAAGTACAAGGAGGGCTGGAAGAAGGTCGGCGACCAGAGCGTGCCGGACTGGGAGGCCGCCAAGGCGGTCACGATCTTCGAGCAGCTGCTCACCGCCGCGGGCGGCAAAGTGGACGGCGTCCTCGCCGCCAACGACACGCTCGGCAACTCGGCGATCACCGTGTTGAAGAAGAACGGCCTCCGGGTGCCGGTCACCGGTCAGGACGCCTCGGTCGGCGGCCTGCAGAACATCCTCGCCGGTGACCAGTGCATGACCGTCTACAAGCCGATCAAGGAAGAGGCCGAGGGGCTCGTCAAGCTCGCGGTCGCGCTGCTGAAGAACGAGAAGGCGGAGACCACCGGCACCGTCCGCGACGACCAGGGCAAGCGGGACGTCCCGTCGCTGCTGCTCACCCCGAAGCCGATCACCAAGGAGACGGTGAAGGACGTCGTCGCCGACGGCTTCGTCACCAAGGCCCAGCTGTGCACCGGCAAGTACGCCGCGCTCTGCACCGAGGCCGGCGTCGTCTGA
- a CDS encoding MDR family MFS transporter: protein MSRTQMNLVFTTILLGMLLAALDQTIVSSALPTIVADLGGAGHMAWVVTAYMLTEAVASVLVGKFGDLFGRKVIFQLSAILFVLGSAVAGVAHNMTLLIIGRAIQGIGGGGLMVTAQALIADVIPLRDRGRYQGALGAVFGLTTVLGPTLGGLFTDHLSWRWCFYVNLPVAVVMVVMAARTIPSVTIATKPLIDYLGIVLVTLGVVSLILALEWGGDEYGWTSPVILGMFGCAAAFLVLFAFAEKNAAEPMLPLRLFANPVFTVCSVLSFVVGFAMLGAMTFLPSYLQYVDGVSATGSGFRTLPLMAGLLIMSMVSGSVISRTGKYKAFPIAGTAVMAVGLFLMSTMNQHTGVALESLYMFVLGAGLGLAMQVLTIAVQNTVAYGDLGTATAGVTFFRTVGSAVGTAVFGTLYSNQLSAELTGAFAGSPGVSSAVVTDPAALHDLPAAQAEPFVTAYAEAINHVFTWVVPIAIVGFLVSLFLKQVPLRDTARAGATDVGEGFGTPDTADADRQLERTVAQLIRRLAPTAAPSVLAGSGTALSPGQAWVVGQVHLRGRQGSPPTLEEVALAHRVPPDVIAPVFAQAVQDGHLRAEGGGLALTEAGADAFAQITAAWRRWLDTQLDDWDTTDPADRARLDRAIDALADRLLEEETAARA from the coding sequence ATGTCGCGCACCCAGATGAACCTGGTCTTCACCACGATCCTGCTCGGCATGCTGCTGGCGGCGCTCGACCAGACGATCGTCTCCTCGGCGCTGCCCACGATCGTCGCCGACCTCGGTGGGGCCGGGCACATGGCCTGGGTGGTCACCGCCTACATGCTCACCGAGGCCGTCGCGTCGGTGCTGGTCGGCAAGTTCGGTGACCTGTTCGGCCGGAAGGTGATCTTCCAGCTCTCCGCGATCCTGTTCGTGCTCGGGTCGGCGGTGGCCGGGGTAGCGCACAACATGACGCTGCTCATCATCGGCCGCGCGATCCAGGGCATCGGTGGCGGCGGCCTGATGGTGACGGCGCAGGCGCTGATCGCCGACGTCATCCCGCTGCGCGACCGCGGCCGGTACCAGGGTGCGCTCGGTGCGGTGTTCGGTCTGACCACGGTGCTGGGCCCGACGCTCGGCGGGCTGTTCACCGACCACCTGTCCTGGCGCTGGTGCTTCTACGTCAACCTGCCGGTGGCGGTCGTGATGGTCGTGATGGCGGCCAGGACGATCCCCTCGGTGACGATCGCGACCAAACCGCTCATCGACTACCTGGGCATCGTGCTGGTGACGCTCGGCGTCGTCTCGCTGATCCTGGCGCTGGAGTGGGGTGGGGACGAGTACGGGTGGACCTCGCCGGTGATCCTCGGCATGTTCGGCTGCGCGGCCGCGTTCCTCGTGTTGTTCGCCTTCGCCGAGAAGAACGCCGCCGAGCCGATGCTGCCGCTGCGGCTCTTCGCTAACCCGGTGTTCACGGTGTGCTCGGTGCTCAGCTTCGTCGTCGGGTTCGCGATGCTCGGCGCGATGACGTTCCTGCCCTCCTACCTGCAGTACGTCGACGGTGTCTCGGCGACCGGCTCCGGCTTCCGCACGCTGCCGCTGATGGCCGGCCTGCTGATCATGTCGATGGTCAGCGGCTCGGTGATCAGCCGAACCGGCAAGTACAAGGCGTTCCCGATCGCCGGTACCGCGGTGATGGCGGTGGGCCTGTTCCTCATGTCGACGATGAACCAGCACACCGGCGTCGCGCTGGAATCGCTCTACATGTTCGTGCTCGGCGCCGGGCTGGGCCTGGCGATGCAGGTGCTCACGATCGCGGTGCAGAACACCGTCGCCTACGGTGACCTCGGGACCGCGACGGCGGGCGTCACGTTCTTCCGGACGGTCGGCAGCGCGGTCGGTACCGCGGTGTTCGGGACGCTCTACTCCAACCAGCTGTCCGCCGAGCTCACCGGTGCGTTCGCGGGGTCGCCGGGGGTGTCGAGCGCTGTGGTCACCGACCCGGCGGCGCTGCACGATCTCCCGGCAGCGCAGGCCGAGCCGTTCGTCACCGCGTACGCCGAGGCGATCAACCACGTCTTCACCTGGGTGGTGCCGATCGCGATCGTCGGGTTCCTGGTCTCGCTCTTCCTCAAGCAGGTGCCGTTGCGGGACACCGCGCGGGCCGGGGCGACCGACGTCGGCGAGGGTTTCGGAACCCCCGACACCGCGGACGCCGACCGGCAGCTGGAGCGCACCGTGGCGCAGCTGATCCGGCGCCTCGCCCCCACCGCGGCGCCGTCGGTCCTCGCTGGGTCGGGGACCGCGCTCAGTCCGGGACAGGCGTGGGTGGTGGGCCAGGTCCACTTGCGCGGACGCCAGGGAAGCCCGCCGACGCTGGAGGAGGTCGCGCTCGCCCACCGGGTTCCGCCCGACGTCATCGCGCCGGTCTTCGCGCAGGCGGTGCAGGACGGGCACCTGCGCGCAGAGGGCGGTGGGCTGGCGCTCACCGAGGCCGGAGCGGACGCGTTCGCGCAGATCACGGCGGCGTGGCGGCGGTGGCTGGACACCCAGCTCGACGACTGGGACACCACCGATCCGGCCGACCGCGCTCGTCTCGATCGGGCGATCGACGCCCTAGCCGACAGGCTATTGGAGGAAGAGACCGCCGCCCGCGCGTGA